The proteins below are encoded in one region of Corynebacterium sphenisci DSM 44792:
- a CDS encoding HigA family addiction module antitoxin — protein MDINVAEAFPPGGFIEEELEERGWTQETLAEIMGVDRQIVSDVIGGRRRISIRTARRLGAAFGTSAEYWLNLQNLYELHVEGQSASDEQLSDVQRRARLNELAPISALQQRGLLPAEPLTAVEAEVCRLFGMDSIHDEPADYRMAARRSNRVADMTPLQRTWVALVRRRAEDMPEVAPFSEDAFREMARKTAQLTREPESLAELPRRFAEVGVRLCHIGALPGSRIDGCTMYLDEAGRQPIVGISGRGKRFDKVLFTILHELAHLACGHVSPNAPVVSEGEHVDGIEREADDLAATWLLPEGLATPPARIRRPWVDEQAAKNGVHPIVVIGRLQHEGRIPWRSALARNAPQATEYLARWA, from the coding sequence ATGGACATCAACGTGGCGGAGGCCTTTCCGCCCGGCGGGTTCATCGAGGAGGAGCTGGAGGAGCGCGGCTGGACCCAGGAGACGCTCGCCGAGATCATGGGCGTCGATCGCCAGATCGTCTCCGATGTCATCGGGGGCCGCCGCCGCATCTCGATCCGGACCGCCCGGCGCCTCGGTGCCGCGTTCGGCACCTCGGCCGAGTACTGGCTCAATCTCCAGAACCTCTACGAGCTGCACGTGGAGGGGCAGTCCGCATCGGATGAACAGCTCTCGGACGTGCAGCGCCGGGCCCGCCTGAATGAGCTGGCGCCGATCTCGGCCCTCCAGCAGCGTGGGCTCCTGCCGGCGGAACCGCTCACCGCCGTCGAGGCCGAAGTCTGCCGTCTATTCGGGATGGACTCCATCCACGATGAACCGGCGGACTATCGGATGGCCGCACGCCGGTCGAATCGGGTCGCGGACATGACCCCGCTCCAGCGCACGTGGGTCGCCCTGGTCCGTCGACGGGCGGAGGACATGCCGGAGGTGGCGCCGTTTTCCGAGGACGCCTTCCGGGAGATGGCCCGAAAGACCGCGCAGCTGACCCGGGAACCGGAGTCGCTGGCCGAACTACCCCGCCGTTTCGCCGAGGTCGGCGTTCGCCTGTGCCATATCGGCGCGCTGCCCGGAAGCAGGATCGACGGGTGCACGATGTACCTGGACGAGGCCGGCCGGCAGCCGATAGTGGGAATCTCCGGCCGGGGCAAACGCTTCGACAAGGTCCTGTTCACCATTCTCCACGAGCTGGCCCACCTGGCCTGCGGGCACGTCTCGCCGAACGCCCCGGTCGTCAGCGAAGGGGAGCATGTCGACGGGATCGAGCGGGAGGCCGATGATCTGGCGGCGACCTGGCTGCTCCCCGAGGGCCTGGCGACGCCCCCGGCGCGGATCCGCCGCCCCTGGGTCGATGAACAGGCCGCGAAAAACGGGGTTCATCCGATCGTCGTGATCGGCAGACTGCAGCATGAGGGGCGGATCCCCTGGCGGAGCGCACTGGCCCGCAACGCCCCCCAGGCGACGGAATACCTGGCGCGGTGGGCGTGA
- a CDS encoding bifunctional cobalt-precorrin-7 (C(5))-methyltransferase/cobalt-precorrin-6B (C(15))-methyltransferase codes for MNGPGRLTVVGIGAEGHAGLAPAAAEALARATVVVGAPRQLGLLPESLAARRVRLPTPLREGLPGLLAELAADPGLGGVAVLASGDPMFHGIGVTLARLLGPGRLRVLPAPSSAALACARLGWALHDTPVVSLVTGEVAEVAAVADRGRRFLVLARDAGSIAAVAAVLAARDPGAGLTLLADLGAAGERIAHGTAAAPPEPAGALRILAVTPTAPARAWLADADFDTDGQLTKSPIRELTLAALGPGPGRLLWDIGGGTGSIAIEWARHGGRAACLERDPDRVRRIRGNAARLAPVTVVEGTAPGDLGLLAGCGAPEAIFIGGGLTAPGLVDACAAALAPGGRLVANAVTVESERVLWAARERHGGEIRRVQVDHPGKVGAFTVLRPALPVTQWIADPPPPGGGGGAP; via the coding sequence ATGAACGGCCCCGGCCGGCTGACGGTCGTCGGCATCGGCGCCGAGGGCCACGCCGGCCTCGCCCCGGCCGCCGCCGAGGCGCTGGCCCGCGCCACGGTGGTGGTCGGCGCGCCCCGGCAGCTTGGGCTCTTGCCCGAATCCCTCGCCGCCCGGCGGGTGCGGCTGCCCACCCCGCTGCGCGAGGGCCTGCCGGGCCTGCTCGCCGAGCTCGCCGCCGACCCCGGGTTGGGCGGGGTGGCCGTGCTGGCCAGCGGGGACCCCATGTTCCACGGGATCGGGGTGACCCTGGCCCGGCTGCTCGGCCCGGGGCGGCTGCGGGTGCTGCCCGCGCCGAGCTCGGCGGCGCTGGCCTGCGCCCGGCTGGGCTGGGCGCTGCACGACACCCCGGTGGTCTCCCTGGTCACCGGGGAGGTCGCCGAGGTCGCCGCGGTCGCCGACCGGGGCCGGCGGTTCCTGGTGCTCGCCCGCGACGCCGGCTCCATCGCCGCGGTCGCCGCCGTCCTCGCCGCACGCGATCCCGGCGCCGGGCTCACCCTGCTCGCCGACCTGGGCGCGGCCGGGGAGCGCATCGCGCACGGCACCGCGGCCGCGCCCCCGGAACCGGCCGGCGCCCTGCGCATCCTCGCCGTGACGCCCACCGCCCCGGCCCGGGCCTGGTTGGCCGACGCCGACTTCGACACCGACGGCCAGCTCACCAAATCGCCGATCCGGGAGCTCACCCTCGCCGCGCTCGGCCCCGGCCCGGGCCGGCTGCTCTGGGACATCGGCGGCGGCACCGGCTCCATCGCCATCGAATGGGCCCGGCACGGCGGCCGGGCCGCCTGCCTGGAGCGCGACCCGGACCGGGTGCGCCGGATCCGGGGCAACGCCGCCCGGCTGGCCCCGGTCACCGTGGTGGAGGGCACCGCCCCGGGGGATCTGGGCCTGCTCGCCGGGTGCGGCGCCCCGGAGGCGATCTTCATCGGCGGGGGGCTCACCGCGCCCGGGCTGGTGGACGCCTGCGCGGCGGCGCTGGCCCCGGGCGGGCGGCTGGTCGCCAATGCGGTGACCGTGGAATCGGAGCGGGTGCTGTGGGCGGCCCGGGAGCGCCACGGCGGGGAGATCCGCCGGGTGCAGGTGGATCACCCCGGTAAAGTCGGTGCTTTCACGGTGCTGCGCCCGGCCCTGCCGGTGACGCAGTGGATCGCGGATCCGCCGCCGCCGGGCGGCGGGGGAGGAGCACCATGA
- a CDS encoding SDR family NAD(P)-dependent oxidoreductase, which translates to MGHVLILGGTSEIGLEVAERLAPGNAVTLAARRVDALDGPAARLTAAGATVVHRLRFDADEIDAQPGVLDAAWAHGPVDTAVIAFGVLGEQDRDERSGTRVAAVIHTDFTAHAAVATELVARMAPAGGRILAFSSIAGARVRRPNYVYGSAKAGLDGFLQGLQDRLHGTGVRLTIARPGFVIGRMTAGMDPAPMSSTPDQVAEAAVAALDAGRDHVWIPARVGALAWLTRWVPRPIWRRMPR; encoded by the coding sequence ATGGGCCATGTGCTGATCCTCGGCGGCACCTCGGAAATCGGCCTGGAGGTCGCCGAGCGGCTCGCCCCCGGCAACGCGGTCACCCTCGCCGCCCGCCGGGTCGACGCCCTGGACGGCCCCGCCGCCCGGCTCACCGCCGCGGGGGCGACCGTGGTGCACCGGCTGCGCTTCGACGCCGACGAGATCGACGCCCAGCCGGGGGTGCTCGACGCGGCCTGGGCGCACGGGCCCGTGGACACCGCGGTGATCGCCTTCGGGGTGCTCGGCGAGCAGGACCGCGACGAGCGTTCCGGGACCCGGGTGGCGGCGGTGATCCACACCGACTTCACCGCGCACGCCGCGGTGGCCACCGAGCTGGTGGCCCGGATGGCGCCGGCGGGGGGCCGGATCCTGGCCTTCTCCTCCATCGCCGGGGCCCGGGTGCGCCGGCCCAACTACGTCTACGGCTCCGCCAAGGCCGGCCTCGACGGGTTCCTGCAGGGCCTGCAGGACCGGCTGCACGGCACCGGGGTGCGGCTCACCATCGCTCGGCCCGGGTTCGTGATCGGGCGGATGACCGCCGGGATGGACCCCGCCCCGATGTCCTCCACCCCGGACCAGGTCGCCGAGGCCGCGGTCGCCGCCCTCGACGCGGGGCGGGACCACGTGTGGATCCCGGCCCGGGTGGGGGCGCTGGCCTGGCTGACCCGCTGGGTGCCGCGGCCGATCTGGCGCCGGATGCCGCGATGA
- a CDS encoding type II toxin-antitoxin system RelE/ParE family toxin — protein sequence MRIVFEDEERRRLATQPGTRTRRWPDEVTRRYRRRIQQIGAARDERDLRAIRALNLEKLKGDRAGQCSIRINRKYRLILRFDTRDDGRVAIIIDGLDYH from the coding sequence ATGAGAATCGTGTTCGAGGATGAGGAGCGTCGCCGCCTCGCCACCCAACCTGGGACGCGCACGAGGCGATGGCCCGATGAGGTCACCCGCCGGTACCGCCGCCGCATCCAGCAGATCGGGGCGGCACGCGATGAGCGGGACCTCCGGGCGATCCGCGCACTCAACCTCGAAAAGCTCAAGGGAGACCGGGCCGGGCAATGCTCGATCCGCATCAACCGGAAATACCGACTCATCCTGAGATTCGACACCCGGGACGACGGACGGGTGGCCATCATCATCGATGGCCTGGACTATCACTGA
- a CDS encoding cobalt-precorrin-6A reductase, whose product MRALILGGTAEGRELAARLTAEGWAVTSSLAGRVAAPRLPVGRVRIGGFGGPAGLARHLVEEDVTVLVDATHPFAERISISAAEAARATGVALVALHRPAWTPGRGEEWLEVDSMAEAAALVRRRFRAPFLTIGRQQLAHFAEDAEGRYLIRCVDEPEPPLPPNRTVVLSRGPYEVAAERKLMRDYAVDCLVTKNSGGAATHAKLEAARDLRKPVVMVRRPRLPGADIAVVVEDVDSAVRAARRAGWTR is encoded by the coding sequence ATGCGTGCGCTGATCCTGGGCGGCACCGCGGAGGGCCGCGAACTCGCCGCCCGGCTCACCGCCGAGGGCTGGGCGGTGACCTCCTCCCTGGCCGGCCGGGTCGCCGCGCCCCGGCTGCCGGTGGGCCGGGTGCGCATCGGCGGCTTCGGCGGCCCCGCGGGCCTGGCCCGGCATCTCGTCGAGGAGGACGTCACCGTGCTGGTGGACGCCACGCACCCCTTCGCGGAGCGGATCTCGATCTCCGCGGCGGAGGCCGCCCGGGCCACCGGGGTGGCCCTGGTGGCGCTGCACCGGCCGGCGTGGACCCCCGGCCGCGGCGAGGAGTGGCTGGAGGTGGACTCCATGGCGGAGGCCGCCGCCCTGGTGCGGCGGCGCTTCCGGGCGCCCTTCCTCACCATCGGCCGCCAGCAGCTGGCGCATTTCGCCGAGGACGCCGAGGGCCGCTACCTGATCCGCTGCGTGGACGAGCCGGAGCCGCCACTGCCGCCGAACCGGACGGTGGTGCTCTCCCGGGGGCCCTACGAGGTCGCCGCCGAGCGCAAGCTGATGCGCGATTACGCGGTGGACTGCCTGGTGACGAAGAACTCCGGGGGCGCGGCCACCCACGCCAAACTGGAGGCCGCCCGGGATCTGCGCAAACCGGTGGTGATGGTGCGCCGGCCGCGGCTGCCCGGGGCGGATATCGCCGTGGTGGTCGAGGACGTCGACTCCGCGGTGCGGGCCGCCCGCCGCGCCGGCTGGACCCGGTAG
- the cobM gene encoding precorrin-4 C(11)-methyltransferase, whose translation MTVYFIGAGPGAADLLTLRADRLIRSCPVCLYAGSIVPEEVLANCPAGAEVVNTARMPLDEIMAIIAAADARGADVARLQSGDPSVWSALAEQARRLAAAGIDYEIVPGVPAFAAAAAALGHELTVPEVGQSVVLTRVSGRASRMPAGETLANFSATGATLAVHLAAHDIDRVVAELTPGYGPDCPAAVVAFASRPEQVILRGTLADIAAATKGAGVSRTAVILVGPVLAAEGFPDSYLYSADRPRDAHGRTLPCVR comes from the coding sequence ATGACCGTCTACTTCATCGGCGCCGGCCCCGGCGCCGCGGACCTGCTCACGCTGCGCGCGGATCGGCTGATCCGCTCCTGCCCGGTGTGCCTCTACGCCGGATCGATCGTGCCGGAGGAGGTGCTGGCGAACTGCCCCGCCGGCGCCGAGGTGGTGAACACCGCGCGGATGCCGCTGGACGAGATCATGGCCATCATCGCCGCCGCCGACGCCCGCGGCGCCGACGTCGCCCGGCTGCAGTCCGGCGATCCCAGCGTGTGGAGCGCCCTGGCGGAGCAGGCCCGGCGGCTCGCCGCCGCCGGCATCGACTACGAGATCGTGCCCGGGGTGCCGGCCTTCGCCGCCGCCGCCGCGGCGCTGGGCCATGAGCTCACCGTGCCCGAGGTGGGGCAGTCGGTGGTGCTCACCCGGGTCTCCGGGCGGGCCTCGCGGATGCCGGCGGGGGAGACCCTGGCCAATTTTTCGGCCACCGGGGCGACCCTGGCGGTGCACCTGGCCGCCCACGACATCGACCGGGTGGTCGCGGAGCTCACCCCCGGCTACGGCCCGGACTGCCCGGCGGCGGTGGTGGCCTTCGCCTCCCGCCCGGAGCAGGTGATCCTGCGCGGCACCCTGGCCGACATCGCCGCGGCCACGAAGGGGGCCGGGGTGAGCCGCACCGCGGTGATCCTGGTCGGGCCGGTGCTCGCCGCCGAGGGCTTCCCGGACTCCTACCTGTACTCCGCGGACCGGCCCCGGGACGCGCACGGACGGACCCTGCCATGCGTGCGCTGA